Proteins encoded in a region of the Halioglobus maricola genome:
- a CDS encoding TonB-dependent siderophore receptor gives MKKGTAIFSSAVALSSSLALAQEPTAEQADESTLEEVLVFGTLSNFSALKSDTPIMESARSVSIITQQQILERGALVLDDTFTYNAGVTGEAYGFATRGDWVFVRGLDVPQYQDSLQSLFGNYNNTRPHIYTLEQVEILKGPASVLYGQGSPGGIVNVVSKRPQSESAHEITAEYGTFDHTQLGVDSTGAINDQWSYRFVGVYKDSDSQVDEVFDKTTVIAPSISWRPGDATDITLLLNYTETESDTAAQFLPVVGTLEPAANGQYIDHSTYLGDPDFNKYDAETLAITLLASHQFNETWSMEFTSRYTDASADYQQAWPSFIGGDRYVYNTDGSLFEDGTVPRSFYRSDASSEQAAVDVRFRAQFDTGSIEHSVLMGGQYQDITTTDAGYYDYANGYWFIPGDLHPEENTEYWINVFDPVYGNYPDRDYLDSLYTKAPDVTVEDLGFYIHDHMTLANWHLTVGVRWDETENEAGDISQDDDATSASVGLLYQFENGLAPYVSWAESFDPVIGDNGAGRPLQPREGEQIEAGLKYQPQKFPALITLAWFEIDQTNLNDPLALPGEVEQQSGEASVDGIELEAQARLGDFRIQGAWSKMDTESADGYRFPSVPEDQASAWVTWQPSGNMEGFRAGAGVRYVGATWDGYDQFKTPSYTLGDLMLGYAWQNWDFSVNVRNLEDKEYLATCLARGDCFPGEERTIVGRVSYRIE, from the coding sequence ATGAAAAAGGGAACTGCCATTTTCAGCAGCGCGGTTGCACTGAGCTCAAGCCTGGCGCTGGCCCAGGAGCCCACGGCAGAACAGGCCGATGAAAGCACCCTCGAAGAGGTGCTGGTATTTGGCACCCTGAGCAATTTCTCAGCACTGAAATCCGACACTCCGATAATGGAATCTGCTCGTTCGGTTTCGATCATCACCCAGCAGCAAATCCTTGAACGCGGCGCGCTGGTACTGGACGACACCTTTACCTACAACGCTGGCGTCACCGGCGAAGCCTACGGCTTTGCTACCCGCGGCGACTGGGTGTTCGTGCGCGGTCTGGATGTGCCTCAGTATCAGGACAGCCTGCAGTCACTGTTCGGCAACTACAACAACACCCGGCCGCATATCTATACGCTTGAGCAAGTCGAAATTCTCAAGGGCCCCGCCTCGGTACTCTACGGCCAGGGGTCCCCCGGCGGCATCGTCAACGTAGTTAGTAAGCGCCCACAGTCTGAGAGCGCCCATGAAATCACCGCCGAGTACGGCACGTTTGATCACACGCAACTGGGAGTGGACAGCACTGGCGCCATTAACGACCAATGGAGCTATCGCTTTGTCGGTGTGTATAAGGATTCCGATTCCCAGGTCGACGAAGTATTCGACAAGACCACGGTGATCGCCCCTTCCATCAGTTGGCGCCCGGGCGACGCAACAGATATCACTTTGCTGCTGAACTACACGGAAACCGAGAGCGATACGGCTGCTCAGTTCTTACCCGTGGTGGGCACGCTTGAGCCTGCGGCCAACGGCCAATACATCGATCACAGCACTTATCTGGGCGACCCGGACTTCAACAAGTACGACGCCGAGACGCTGGCGATAACCCTGCTGGCCAGCCACCAGTTCAACGAAACCTGGAGCATGGAATTCACTTCCCGCTACACCGATGCTTCGGCAGATTACCAACAGGCGTGGCCATCATTTATTGGCGGCGATCGCTACGTTTACAACACCGATGGCAGCCTGTTTGAAGACGGCACAGTGCCTCGATCCTTCTATCGGTCGGACGCAAGCTCTGAGCAAGCAGCTGTCGACGTGCGATTTCGCGCGCAATTCGACACCGGCAGTATCGAGCACTCCGTGTTGATGGGCGGCCAGTACCAGGACATCACGACTACCGATGCCGGCTACTATGATTATGCCAATGGCTACTGGTTTATCCCCGGCGACCTCCACCCGGAAGAAAACACTGAGTACTGGATAAATGTGTTCGACCCCGTCTATGGCAACTATCCCGACCGGGACTATCTGGATTCCCTGTACACCAAAGCACCCGACGTCACTGTGGAAGACCTGGGTTTCTATATTCACGACCACATGACGCTGGCCAACTGGCACCTGACAGTGGGCGTTCGTTGGGATGAAACTGAAAATGAGGCAGGCGACATCAGTCAGGATGACGACGCTACCAGCGCTAGCGTCGGTCTGCTATACCAATTCGAGAACGGCCTCGCACCTTATGTCTCATGGGCCGAATCCTTTGATCCTGTTATCGGTGACAATGGCGCGGGCCGGCCACTGCAGCCCCGTGAAGGAGAACAGATCGAGGCGGGGCTTAAATACCAGCCGCAGAAATTCCCGGCCCTGATTACCCTCGCGTGGTTCGAAATTGATCAAACCAATCTGAACGACCCGCTGGCCCTGCCCGGCGAAGTTGAACAGCAGTCGGGCGAGGCCAGTGTCGATGGTATAGAACTGGAGGCACAGGCGCGTTTAGGGGACTTCCGTATACAGGGCGCCTGGAGCAAAATGGACACCGAATCTGCCGATGGCTATCGTTTCCCCAGTGTGCCGGAAGATCAAGCCTCTGCATGGGTGACATGGCAACCCAGCGGCAATATGGAAGGCTTCCGCGCCGGCGCAGGCGTGCGCTATGTGGGTGCAACATGGGATGGTTACGACCAGTTCAAGACACCGTCGTACACCCTGGGAGACCTGATGCTGGGTTACGCCTGGCAAAACTGGGACTTCAGCGTCAATGTACGCAACCTCGAGGACAAGGAATATCTGGCGACCTGTCTCGCCCGCGGTGACTGCTTCCCGGGTGAAGAGCGCACCATTGTAGGCCGCGTCTCTTACCGCATCGAATAA
- a CDS encoding PepSY-associated TM helix domain-containing protein yields MQLNPELVKRSLDAHSAIGLVAGVLMYFICLTGTLAALAEGFERWEQPAIPEFQRMEPAAIEKAMNTFRSEVDEQPESLWVVLPTEQIPRTHVAGSDKEFWTDAGGNLLAPPTENWTHMLRELHLSLHLPRNIGLVVVSAAGAMLVALIISGLFAHPRLFKDAFKLRLGGSRRLEQADIHNRLSVWGLPFHLMIAVTGAFYGLVGIMVYSAAAAWYDGDADAMFDAVYGADPVIEAPLVPLQPIRAMAQLEQHHPDADPIYIVAHKVGTEAQFMEIAATQPGRLAYSEIYRFDVQGNYLGDQGLTSGPGGRQFLYSLYRIHFGYFGGWPTRIAWLALGLMLTIVSVTGVNIWLAKRGIDDWIPRAWTTFVWGAPLALAASAAGAVLLAIPALPLFLAVLVVAVLTACRGTGVSTLASELQWCTAAVLIVLAVAHLALHAPGENGAYLWAMNGGVFAAGLVMAALAYLGGRQSVRRTTTHL; encoded by the coding sequence ATGCAGCTTAATCCGGAACTGGTCAAACGCTCACTCGACGCACACTCCGCTATCGGCCTGGTAGCGGGAGTCTTGATGTACTTCATCTGTCTTACCGGCACTCTGGCAGCGCTGGCTGAAGGGTTTGAGCGCTGGGAGCAACCAGCGATTCCCGAATTCCAACGCATGGAGCCCGCCGCAATAGAAAAGGCCATGAACACATTCAGAAGTGAAGTGGATGAACAGCCGGAGTCGCTATGGGTGGTCTTACCTACAGAGCAGATCCCACGCACACATGTTGCAGGCAGCGACAAAGAATTCTGGACCGACGCCGGGGGGAATCTACTGGCCCCACCCACCGAGAACTGGACCCACATGCTGCGGGAACTTCACCTGAGCCTGCACCTGCCCCGTAACATCGGCCTGGTTGTTGTCAGTGCCGCAGGCGCCATGCTGGTAGCGCTAATCATTTCCGGCCTGTTCGCTCACCCCCGCCTGTTCAAGGATGCCTTCAAGCTCCGCCTCGGCGGCTCGCGACGCCTCGAACAGGCAGACATTCACAACAGGCTGTCAGTGTGGGGCCTGCCGTTTCATCTGATGATTGCGGTGACAGGTGCTTTCTACGGCCTGGTAGGGATCATGGTGTATTCGGCCGCTGCGGCCTGGTATGACGGCGACGCCGATGCCATGTTCGACGCCGTGTACGGGGCGGACCCTGTCATTGAAGCACCGCTTGTTCCGCTGCAGCCGATTCGCGCGATGGCACAGCTCGAACAGCATCACCCGGATGCTGACCCTATCTACATCGTGGCCCACAAGGTGGGCACTGAAGCTCAGTTTATGGAGATAGCCGCCACCCAACCTGGACGCCTCGCCTATTCCGAGATCTATCGCTTCGACGTCCAGGGCAACTACCTTGGCGATCAAGGGCTGACTAGCGGCCCCGGCGGGCGTCAGTTCCTGTATTCACTTTATCGTATTCACTTCGGCTACTTTGGCGGCTGGCCTACGCGTATCGCGTGGCTTGCGCTTGGGCTAATGCTGACGATTGTCTCCGTAACCGGTGTCAATATCTGGCTGGCCAAGCGCGGCATAGACGACTGGATACCCAGGGCATGGACTACATTCGTATGGGGCGCGCCGCTGGCTCTGGCAGCTTCGGCGGCGGGCGCTGTACTCCTGGCTATCCCTGCACTGCCTCTGTTCCTGGCAGTGCTGGTCGTCGCAGTACTCACAGCATGCCGCGGCACAGGAGTCAGCACCCTCGCTAGCGAACTACAGTGGTGTACGGCTGCGGTGCTTATTGTTCTGGCGGTCGCCCACCTCGCCCTGCACGCACCCGGAGAAAACGGTGCCTATCTCTGGGCGATGAACGGCGGGGTGTTCGCGGCAGGGCTGGTCATGGCAGCACTGGCTTACCTGGGCGGAAGGCAATCAGTGCGGCGCACCACCACCCATTTGTGA
- the bfr gene encoding bacterioferritin, with protein sequence MQGNDKVIAGLNRLLSFELAAMDQYFIHAQMYDDWGLNQLYERIAHEFDDEKEHAKALIERILFLEGRPDMITREPINVGADVPAMLQSDLDVELAVGAALKEVIQLCEELQDYETRTILEKLLEDTEVDHTWWLEKQLGLIDKVGLQNYLQSQMGGGAPH encoded by the coding sequence ATGCAAGGCAACGACAAGGTTATCGCGGGGCTTAACAGGCTGCTGTCTTTCGAACTGGCCGCTATGGACCAGTATTTCATTCACGCCCAGATGTACGATGACTGGGGCCTGAATCAACTTTATGAGCGCATCGCCCACGAGTTCGACGATGAAAAAGAGCACGCCAAGGCGCTGATCGAGCGAATTCTGTTCCTCGAGGGGCGACCGGATATGATTACTCGCGAGCCGATCAACGTCGGTGCGGATGTTCCCGCCATGTTGCAGAGCGATCTGGATGTGGAACTCGCCGTTGGCGCTGCGCTGAAAGAAGTGATTCAGCTTTGCGAGGAACTGCAGGACTATGAGACTCGCACGATCCTGGAGAAACTTCTCGAAGACACCGAGGTTGACCACACCTGGTGGCTGGAAAAACAGCTGGGCCTGATCGACAAGGTTGGCCTGCAGAACTACCTGCAGTCACAAATGGGTGGTGGTGCGCCGCACTGA
- the bfr gene encoding bacterioferritin, whose product MKGNADVIGYLNRVLTLELTSINQYFLHARMFRNWGLEELNEKAYKKSIKDMKQADELIERILFLEGLPNLQHLEKIRIGEHTEEMLQCDMDFQVEQLALLREAIALCEKTQDYVSRDVLEDILGYEEGHVDWIEAQQYLIENSGIQNYLQAKMSDD is encoded by the coding sequence ATGAAAGGCAACGCCGACGTCATCGGTTATCTCAACCGGGTGCTCACCCTAGAGCTGACATCCATTAATCAGTATTTTCTGCACGCCCGCATGTTCCGCAACTGGGGCCTGGAAGAGCTGAACGAAAAAGCCTACAAAAAGTCCATCAAGGACATGAAGCAGGCTGACGAACTTATCGAACGCATTCTGTTCCTGGAAGGGCTGCCCAATTTGCAGCATCTGGAAAAAATTCGTATTGGTGAGCACACTGAAGAGATGCTCCAGTGCGACATGGATTTCCAGGTGGAGCAGCTTGCCCTGCTGCGAGAGGCGATCGCCTTGTGTGAGAAAACCCAGGACTATGTCAGTCGCGACGTGCTGGAAGATATCCTCGGCTATGAGGAAGGACACGTGGACTGGATTGAGGCGCAACAGTATCTGATCGAAAATTCAGGTATCCAGAATTACCTGCAGGCAAAAATGTCGGACGACTGA
- a CDS encoding nuclear transport factor 2 family protein: MSAERQKLNKQTMGITDGLPLQVSDGGIEELRRDIQRLMDMEAIRQLKHAYFRCVDTANMDELATLLHPDVIVDFKGGNYHWQLEGRDAYLENLHTSFSKQAITQHHGHHPEIQMLSDTEATGIWYLEDKFWVLNHRFFTTGTLLYWDRYVKEDGRWQILETRYERLYEFTDQLEESPTPASHYLATHGSEPKF, from the coding sequence ATGAGCGCGGAACGACAAAAGCTGAACAAGCAGACAATGGGCATCACCGATGGCCTGCCCTTACAGGTTTCCGACGGAGGGATCGAAGAACTGCGTCGCGATATTCAGCGCCTGATGGACATGGAAGCCATCCGTCAACTCAAACACGCCTACTTTCGCTGCGTGGATACCGCCAATATGGATGAGCTGGCCACTCTGCTGCATCCGGACGTTATCGTTGACTTCAAGGGCGGCAACTACCACTGGCAGCTCGAGGGCAGAGACGCCTATCTGGAAAACCTCCACACATCGTTCAGTAAACAGGCCATCACCCAGCACCACGGCCATCATCCAGAGATTCAGATGTTGTCCGATACTGAAGCAACTGGCATCTGGTACCTGGAAGACAAATTCTGGGTATTGAATCATCGTTTCTTCACCACCGGCACGCTGCTCTACTGGGACCGATACGTGAAGGAGGACGGCCGCTGGCAGATCCTCGAAACCCGCTACGAGCGACTTTACGAATTTACCGATCAGCTGGAAGAGTCCCCCACCCCCGCCTCACACTACCTGGCCACCCACGGCAGCGAACCAAAGTTCTAG
- a CDS encoding SagB/ThcOx family dehydrogenase produces the protein MRVRRARSLVVTFAGQSPVVRNFMYQQPMPVDGFTLELLSRAEEWQLPQALHALYPTTSPATVDTYLHGMVEYGLLVMENTEAAAQDAEYEAAWAWDSTAGLYHFGIQDPPWLDQDQSAQWMHHIAATQPTIPQFTSNEGLEHVAQMALPDTDSGLLATMKKRRSVRTFLAKPVTANAMRDCLYAGLGVTGFLDTQIPGEEPHLPLTMTPSGGARNPYEGYVYVRNVEGLQPGIYHYSALDHSLGLVTPHLAVNTTELFAQQDWTEGAAFAILLVANFERSSWKYPHPNAYRVVLMEAGHIAQNMLLAATELGLDAAPTGAVSDTAARNLLGLNRVRQSLVYSVFVGHGDPQAFERTQFIPYAPPSVED, from the coding sequence GTGCGCGTACGCAGGGCCCGATCCCTGGTGGTGACCTTTGCCGGGCAGAGTCCGGTGGTGCGTAATTTCATGTACCAGCAGCCTATGCCGGTGGACGGATTTACGCTTGAGCTGTTGTCACGGGCCGAGGAATGGCAGTTGCCCCAGGCGTTACACGCGCTGTACCCGACCACGTCGCCGGCGACGGTGGATACCTATCTGCATGGGATGGTCGAGTACGGCCTGCTGGTCATGGAAAATACCGAGGCGGCGGCGCAGGACGCCGAGTATGAGGCTGCCTGGGCCTGGGATAGCACTGCCGGCCTTTACCACTTTGGTATTCAGGACCCACCCTGGTTGGATCAGGACCAGTCGGCTCAGTGGATGCACCATATTGCAGCTACCCAGCCGACGATTCCCCAGTTCACCAGTAATGAGGGTCTTGAGCATGTGGCACAGATGGCGCTGCCAGATACGGATAGCGGCCTGCTCGCCACGATGAAGAAGCGCCGGAGTGTGCGCACCTTTCTGGCCAAGCCGGTGACAGCGAATGCGATGCGCGATTGTCTTTATGCCGGCCTCGGTGTGACCGGTTTTCTCGATACCCAGATTCCCGGCGAAGAACCGCATCTGCCTCTCACTATGACGCCCTCCGGCGGCGCCCGGAATCCTTACGAGGGCTATGTGTATGTGCGCAATGTTGAGGGCCTGCAGCCGGGGATATACCACTACAGTGCCCTGGACCATTCGCTGGGCCTGGTGACCCCCCATCTGGCCGTGAATACGACGGAGCTATTTGCTCAGCAGGACTGGACCGAGGGAGCGGCGTTCGCGATCTTACTGGTGGCGAACTTTGAGCGCAGCAGTTGGAAGTATCCTCACCCCAATGCCTATCGTGTGGTGCTTATGGAAGCGGGTCACATCGCCCAGAATATGCTGTTGGCGGCCACAGAACTCGGTCTCGATGCGGCACCCACCGGCGCTGTTTCCGACACTGCTGCGCGGAACCTGCTGGGGTTAAATCGGGTGCGTCAGTCACTGGTCTATTCAGTGTTTGTCGGTCACGGTGACCCGCAGGCGTTTGAGCGCACCCAGTTCATACCTTATGCACCACCCTCGGTGGAAGACTAG
- a CDS encoding S9 family peptidase, protein MSTTLTVDRIYDQPNLSGYAIDDIGWSPDGSLLTYLREADTGTELVAYDPREQVHRVLFDFSRLDSHGESVHADEAAAHNARSEGWHRRVQAAGYQSYSWFPDGERILVVEAGAAPSILHLATGLLVPVSRAGANIRDTSISPDGRFVSYVVGWDLYKKDLATGWEIPLTTGSSEVYRSATPDTMGDVLSGLGHWWSPDASQVAFLETDESGVPMFWYANLMAADGQNRPERFPQPGDNIPLMALKVLGPAGYRYIDTRAWAGSYLARVSWLPDSRHLALQMLSRDHKRLDLVIADSVTGITWTILTETDPYWINVADDLRFFADSRRFLWSSERDSYRYLYLYDIEGNELLQLTDGPEASVAVNQLDEAGGAVYYVVWPDPYTEAQLKRVRFTADEDCYSVLGSEQLTAAGASHFGHISPDFSYFADINSTAVRPPRLDLCDIEGKAVAALEANACEALEKYGLREFDFFSLPAAPLGIPSDAMPLQAKLLEPANIEEGKKYPVIVYIYGGPLPGGFGLARNVMNYWRPVPELWLQMMAQNGYGVFSLDNRGSNAAPRGHDWETPIYEQLGHVELQDQLVGVEHLKGLSWVDPDRIGIVGGSFGGFMTLNAMLRTHGAYSTGVVYAPVTNWREYDCVYTERYMNLPASNQAGYTETAIPQYGDQLAGDLLLMHGAADPNVHLQHSIQLINQLVQDGKKFQMMLYPKQEHMSFFGMGQSPARLWTRITDFFKEKL, encoded by the coding sequence ATGAGCACTACCTTGACCGTAGATCGTATCTACGACCAGCCCAACCTCAGCGGCTACGCTATCGACGATATTGGTTGGAGCCCGGATGGTTCGCTGCTGACCTATTTGCGAGAAGCTGATACCGGTACCGAGCTGGTCGCCTATGATCCGCGCGAGCAGGTGCATCGTGTGCTGTTCGATTTCAGTCGGCTGGACTCACACGGTGAATCGGTGCACGCCGACGAAGCCGCAGCACACAACGCGAGAAGTGAGGGTTGGCACCGGCGGGTGCAGGCGGCGGGTTATCAGTCCTATTCCTGGTTTCCGGACGGCGAGCGAATCCTGGTTGTCGAAGCCGGCGCCGCCCCGAGCATCCTGCACCTGGCGACCGGACTGCTGGTGCCAGTGAGCCGGGCGGGCGCTAACATTCGTGACACCAGTATTTCCCCGGATGGCCGCTTTGTCAGCTACGTGGTGGGCTGGGACCTGTACAAGAAGGATCTCGCTACCGGTTGGGAAATTCCGCTCACTACCGGCAGCAGCGAGGTCTATCGCTCGGCGACGCCCGACACCATGGGTGACGTCCTCTCTGGACTTGGACACTGGTGGTCGCCGGACGCATCCCAGGTCGCATTTCTGGAAACAGACGAGAGCGGCGTGCCTATGTTCTGGTATGCCAATCTGATGGCTGCCGATGGCCAGAACCGGCCCGAACGTTTTCCCCAGCCCGGCGACAATATTCCACTGATGGCGCTCAAGGTGCTTGGCCCCGCAGGCTATCGCTATATCGATACGCGGGCCTGGGCAGGGTCCTATCTCGCCCGGGTGAGCTGGTTGCCGGATTCGCGTCACCTTGCCCTGCAGATGCTCAGCCGCGATCACAAGCGACTCGACCTGGTGATTGCCGACAGCGTGACCGGAATCACCTGGACGATCCTCACCGAGACAGACCCATATTGGATCAATGTCGCCGACGACTTGCGTTTCTTCGCTGATTCGCGCCGCTTCCTGTGGTCCTCGGAGCGGGACAGTTACCGCTATCTTTACCTGTACGACATCGAGGGCAACGAGCTTCTGCAGCTCACAGACGGCCCTGAGGCCAGTGTGGCAGTCAATCAGTTGGACGAGGCGGGCGGTGCAGTTTATTACGTAGTCTGGCCCGATCCATATACCGAGGCGCAACTGAAGAGGGTCCGTTTCACCGCAGACGAAGATTGTTACAGCGTGCTGGGTTCAGAGCAGCTCACCGCAGCGGGAGCCTCGCACTTCGGTCATATCTCGCCAGACTTCAGCTACTTTGCTGATATTAATTCCACGGCGGTGCGGCCGCCGCGACTCGACTTGTGTGATATTGAGGGCAAGGCAGTGGCCGCGCTAGAGGCTAACGCTTGTGAGGCTCTGGAGAAGTATGGGCTGCGAGAGTTCGATTTTTTCAGCCTGCCTGCGGCCCCGCTGGGAATACCGTCCGATGCAATGCCGTTGCAGGCGAAGTTGCTGGAGCCGGCGAATATTGAGGAGGGTAAGAAGTACCCCGTCATTGTCTACATCTACGGTGGGCCGTTACCCGGTGGTTTTGGTCTCGCCCGCAATGTCATGAATTACTGGCGGCCGGTACCCGAGCTCTGGTTGCAGATGATGGCGCAGAATGGCTACGGCGTATTCTCTTTGGACAATCGCGGTTCCAACGCCGCGCCACGCGGGCACGACTGGGAAACGCCGATCTATGAACAGCTGGGGCATGTCGAGTTGCAGGACCAGTTGGTTGGGGTCGAGCATCTGAAGGGCCTGTCCTGGGTAGATCCTGATCGTATCGGTATTGTCGGTGGTAGTTTTGGCGGCTTTATGACCTTGAACGCGATGCTGCGTACCCACGGTGCCTATAGCACCGGGGTGGTGTATGCGCCGGTGACCAACTGGCGTGAATATGACTGCGTTTATACCGAGCGTTATATGAACTTGCCGGCCAGCAACCAGGCTGGATACACAGAGACAGCGATTCCGCAGTATGGCGATCAACTTGCGGGTGATTTGCTGTTGATGCACGGAGCGGCAGATCCGAATGTGCATTTGCAGCACTCGATACAGCTTATCAATCAGCTGGTGCAGGACGGTAAAAAATTCCAGATGATGCTGTATCCGAAGCAGGAGCATATGTCCTTCTTCGGTATGGGGCAGAGCCCGGCGCGACTGTGGACAAGAATTACAGATTTTTTCAAAGAGAAGTTGTAG
- a CDS encoding SAM-dependent methyltransferase, with product MSDIHDEQLIVVGTGIRATGQLTIETIAWIRAADKVLYITADPVAEEVIRSLNPDGAESLMDLYGSDKLRLDTYADIVERTMAYLHQGHRVCMAVYGHPGVLAMSTHEAVRRARAEGFSARMLPAVSAADCLYADLGVDEFGGCISYEATDFLLNMRAIDPACHLILWQIGGVGVLTYETHHYPLQGLERLTQKLMAYYGPNHPVTLYEAPQFAGVEPIIGTGPLCQLPHSAPTPNATMYIPPLGKAQPDVQVQWELGMQTQVTA from the coding sequence GTGAGCGATATTCATGACGAACAACTGATCGTGGTCGGTACGGGCATTCGTGCCACTGGCCAACTCACCATTGAAACCATCGCCTGGATTCGTGCGGCGGATAAAGTGCTCTATATCACTGCCGACCCGGTGGCGGAGGAGGTCATTCGCTCGCTCAATCCGGACGGCGCAGAATCGCTGATGGACCTTTATGGTTCGGACAAGCTGCGACTGGATACCTATGCCGATATTGTCGAACGGACTATGGCCTACCTGCACCAGGGTCATCGAGTTTGCATGGCGGTCTATGGCCATCCAGGCGTTCTGGCCATGTCGACCCATGAGGCGGTGCGCAGGGCCAGGGCCGAAGGTTTCAGTGCTCGTATGCTGCCGGCCGTGTCCGCCGCGGACTGCCTGTACGCGGACCTGGGTGTGGACGAGTTCGGTGGTTGCATATCCTACGAGGCGACGGACTTCCTGTTGAATATGCGGGCCATAGACCCCGCTTGTCATTTGATTCTGTGGCAGATTGGTGGTGTTGGTGTGCTGACTTACGAGACGCATCATTACCCACTGCAGGGCCTTGAGCGCCTGACCCAGAAGTTGATGGCCTACTACGGTCCCAATCATCCGGTGACCCTGTATGAGGCACCTCAGTTCGCGGGCGTCGAACCCATCATTGGCACTGGCCCTCTATGCCAGTTGCCTCACAGTGCCCCCACGCCTAACGCCACCATGTACATCCCTCCGTTGGGCAAGGCCCAGCCCGATGTGCAGGTGCAGTGGGAGCTCGGCATGCAGACGCAGGTGACGGCATGA
- a CDS encoding MBL fold metallo-hydrolase has translation MKRHLLLAVGFVLSAQALSEGGAPKAGGKFENEAGPREMKMLKIIKARFTTPQLDKRPEAEVPLHYIGRDELDAATSPLLYRLGHSSILIKLGDEYVLTDPVFSERASPVQWAGPRRFHPVPLEPEALPDIKAVVISHDHYDHLDYGTIKRIESRVENFVVPRGVGDHLRRWGIEDTRIHELDWWQGLELGDLSLTATPAQHFSGRGMLDGNRTLWASWVIEGAGAKLFFSGDTGYFDGFRDIGERFGPFDITLIETGAYDQLWAAVHMLPEQSVQAHIDLRGKAMLPIHNSTFNLAFHPWYEPMERAAALAAERQVKLLTPIIGAPVDVLEPRQSPAWWRELNPQLVAVPADSEALSVKPAG, from the coding sequence ATGAAAAGACATTTACTGCTGGCAGTGGGCTTTGTCCTGAGCGCTCAAGCGTTGTCTGAAGGCGGGGCGCCAAAAGCAGGCGGGAAGTTCGAGAATGAAGCCGGTCCGAGAGAGATGAAAATGCTGAAAATTATCAAAGCGAGATTCACTACTCCGCAGTTGGACAAGCGCCCTGAGGCTGAGGTCCCGCTGCATTACATTGGCCGAGATGAACTTGATGCGGCGACGTCACCTCTGCTGTACCGCCTTGGCCACTCATCGATCCTGATCAAGCTCGGCGATGAGTATGTGCTCACTGACCCTGTCTTCAGTGAGAGAGCTTCCCCTGTGCAGTGGGCCGGGCCGCGTCGCTTCCACCCAGTCCCGCTGGAGCCAGAAGCGCTGCCAGATATCAAGGCAGTGGTCATTAGTCACGATCATTATGATCACCTGGACTATGGGACGATAAAACGGATCGAATCCAGGGTCGAAAATTTTGTAGTGCCACGCGGCGTTGGGGATCACCTGCGAAGATGGGGCATTGAGGATACGCGCATTCATGAACTGGACTGGTGGCAAGGTCTGGAACTGGGTGACCTCAGCCTGACGGCCACGCCTGCGCAACATTTCTCCGGGCGCGGCATGTTGGACGGGAACCGCACACTGTGGGCCAGTTGGGTGATCGAGGGCGCGGGCGCGAAATTGTTCTTCAGCGGCGACACTGGCTACTTTGATGGCTTTCGAGACATTGGCGAGCGCTTCGGCCCGTTCGACATTACGCTGATAGAGACTGGGGCCTATGACCAGCTTTGGGCCGCAGTGCATATGTTGCCTGAGCAGAGCGTTCAGGCGCATATCGATCTGCGCGGTAAAGCGATGCTGCCCATTCACAACAGCACGTTTAACCTGGCTTTTCACCCCTGGTATGAGCCGATGGAAAGAGCAGCCGCACTTGCTGCCGAGCGTCAGGTCAAACTGCTGACTCCGATCATCGGCGCTCCCGTTGACGTCCTGGAACCGCGGCAAAGCCCTGCATGGTGGCGCGAATTAAATCCGCAGTTGGTCGCAGTCCCTGCGGATTCCGAGGCATTGTCGGTAAAACCTGCAGGATAG
- a CDS encoding TetR family transcriptional regulator, translating to MDRVAEHAQVSKRKLYNQFPSIEKLFGAIAEMAKKLENMTQLKTGPPQRQRRRQ from the coding sequence ATGGACCGCGTGGCTGAGCACGCCCAGGTAAGCAAACGTAAGCTATACAACCAATTTCCCAGTATAGAGAAGCTGTTTGGCGCTATCGCCGAAATGGCAAAAAAGCTTGAGAATATGACCCAATTGAAGACTGGGCCGCCTCAGCGGCAGAGAAGGCGGCAATGA